In one window of Kosmotoga pacifica DNA:
- a CDS encoding MFS transporter, translating to MKRDAQFARFAGYGFLKNLRFFEPFIVLFFREQGLSFLQIGTLFSVREIAINLLELPTGIIADLYGRRISMVLSMIAYIVSFFCFYFFPNFYLYIGSMVLFALGEAFRTGTHKAMILEYLRLTGQEDKKVEYYGATRSFSQLGSAVNSLIAAALVFYSGTYRMVFLVAVVPYILNLINLATYPKALDGEIKKASKKESIKAFFQIFKNRYSLKGLFNSAFFDSFYKTVKEYLQPVLENMALALPLFTFLSAQRRTSIVVGVVYFVLYLLTSYASRNSWKVSKFFGGKEKALNVTYILGALAIIFAGLFNSGMLRIVSVVLFIALFVLENMRRPMNVAYISDTIAHTTMASGLSAESQLKTLLAATLAPVIGLLADRFGVGAALAVMGIMMLFLYIFAKLDHVPENQPIKNSKSSS from the coding sequence TTGAAAAGAGACGCACAGTTTGCTCGATTTGCAGGATACGGATTTCTGAAAAATTTAAGGTTCTTTGAGCCATTCATCGTACTGTTCTTCAGGGAGCAGGGGCTTTCCTTCTTACAGATAGGGACACTATTTTCTGTGAGAGAGATTGCTATCAACCTGCTGGAGCTCCCTACAGGAATAATAGCGGACCTCTACGGCAGGCGGATATCAATGGTGCTCTCAATGATCGCTTACATCGTATCTTTCTTCTGTTTCTACTTTTTCCCGAATTTCTACCTGTACATAGGTTCGATGGTACTTTTTGCATTGGGTGAGGCTTTTAGGACCGGCACCCACAAAGCGATGATACTCGAGTACCTGCGCCTTACAGGGCAGGAAGACAAAAAGGTCGAGTACTATGGCGCCACGAGGTCCTTTTCACAGCTTGGTTCTGCGGTGAACTCTCTGATAGCCGCCGCCCTTGTCTTTTATAGCGGTACATACCGGATGGTCTTTCTGGTGGCTGTCGTTCCGTATATACTGAACCTGATAAACCTCGCAACCTATCCGAAGGCCCTTGATGGAGAAATCAAGAAAGCTTCAAAGAAAGAATCCATAAAAGCCTTTTTTCAGATATTCAAAAACCGTTATTCCCTCAAAGGACTGTTCAATTCTGCTTTCTTTGACTCATTCTATAAAACTGTGAAAGAATACCTGCAGCCCGTGCTGGAGAATATGGCGCTGGCACTTCCGCTCTTCACGTTTCTTTCCGCCCAGAGACGCACATCCATTGTGGTTGGAGTGGTGTATTTCGTGCTGTATCTCCTGACAAGCTACGCTTCCCGGAATTCGTGGAAAGTGTCGAAGTTCTTTGGCGGGAAAGAGAAAGCTCTCAATGTGACATACATACTCGGAGCGCTCGCTATAATCTTTGCGGGCCTTTTCAACAGCGGTATGCTGAGGATCGTCTCCGTGGTGCTTTTCATAGCTCTATTTGTACTTGAAAACATGAGGCGTCCGATGAATGTAGCTTATATTAGTGATACGATAGCCCACACAACGATGGCTTCAGGGTTATCAGCCGAATCGCAATTGAAAACATTGCTTGCTGCAACCTTAGCTCCTGTGATCGGTCTATTAGCAGATAGGTTCGGTGTAGGAGCTGCCCTTGCCGTAATGGGTATCATGATGTTATTCCTCTATATCTTTGCAAAACTTGACCATGTTCCAGAGAATCAACCTATCAAAAACTCGAAAAGCTCGTCGTAA
- a CDS encoding YjjG family noncanonical pyrimidine nucleotidase: MNLKYSIVYFDLDHTLFDFDRTEKEALEVVLAKASADPTPEKVERYKEINAELWKAFSEGKYSKDFIAVERFRRFFDEFGIDGISPEEAGELFVRELSKRGYFLPGAEVFLKKLKALGQRMAVITNGIRKVQESRKQAAKLERFFEFLLTSEEAGRPKPFPDIFYLAAERSGVPLEESVYVGDNLETDYAGAKNAGVEFILYQPEPFEGVDLNIRIARNYDELFEFLIG; encoded by the coding sequence ATGAATTTGAAATACAGTATCGTTTATTTTGATCTGGACCACACGCTTTTTGATTTTGATAGGACGGAGAAAGAAGCGCTTGAGGTGGTTCTAGCGAAGGCATCGGCAGATCCGACGCCCGAGAAGGTTGAAAGGTATAAAGAGATAAACGCCGAGTTGTGGAAGGCTTTTTCTGAGGGTAAATACAGTAAGGATTTCATAGCGGTCGAGCGTTTCCGCAGGTTTTTTGATGAGTTCGGTATCGATGGAATATCCCCTGAAGAAGCTGGAGAGTTGTTTGTCAGAGAGCTTTCTAAAAGAGGATATTTCTTGCCTGGAGCGGAAGTGTTTCTTAAAAAGTTGAAAGCTCTGGGACAAAGAATGGCTGTGATCACTAACGGCATCAGAAAGGTTCAGGAGAGCAGAAAGCAAGCTGCAAAGCTAGAACGTTTTTTCGAGTTCTTGTTGACTTCAGAAGAAGCGGGCAGGCCCAAGCCCTTTCCCGATATCTTCTATCTCGCAGCAGAAAGAAGCGGCGTGCCACTCGAGGAATCGGTGTATGTGGGGGACAACCTCGAAACGGATTATGCAGGAGCGAAGAACGCTGGTGTTGAGTTCATCCTCTACCAGCCTGAACCTTTTGAAGGAGTCGACCTCAATATAAGGATAGCAAGAAATTACGACGAGCTTTTCGAGTTTTTGATAGGTTGA
- a CDS encoding aminoglycoside phosphotransferase family protein: MNYDIYRELIKKEFQFKVDKMVFLGGGSCRVFEVNGEWIFRFSHAPEVDKNLIREQKLLKSLPQFKELSIPRYDYFLTSAGGFPHPFGGYRKINGKTLEELTLPEDTLMLIAEQLGIFLRQLHNVCLPLLAIPEEEAKKAKKRQIVDFLDRIRNIAFPLLEKNQKRWTEKCFEEFLTDEDNFDFRPVTVHGDLDSSNVIIDNGKVRGIIDFEEMGFTDPAVDFCVFLAEFGEAFVNRMLEAYVSCNDRMKRSIIFHSRMIIFIELLYGIEQRESRHLVNALKRLELAMNGIKKTGSWLKVSTSSTRKIPGYP; the protein is encoded by the coding sequence ATGAATTACGACATTTATAGAGAGCTCATTAAAAAGGAATTTCAATTTAAGGTGGATAAGATGGTTTTTCTGGGGGGTGGATCCTGCCGGGTTTTCGAAGTGAACGGAGAATGGATTTTTCGATTTTCTCATGCTCCTGAAGTCGATAAAAACCTGATCAGAGAGCAGAAACTTCTAAAATCGCTTCCTCAGTTCAAGGAACTTTCAATTCCCCGTTATGATTATTTTCTTACCAGTGCAGGAGGTTTTCCTCATCCATTTGGAGGGTACAGAAAAATTAACGGCAAGACTCTCGAGGAGCTTACTCTCCCTGAGGACACTCTTATGCTTATAGCTGAGCAACTTGGTATCTTTTTAAGGCAGTTACACAACGTTTGCCTTCCGCTTTTAGCAATTCCTGAGGAAGAAGCCAAAAAAGCAAAGAAAAGACAAATTGTGGATTTTCTGGATAGGATAAGGAACATTGCATTTCCCCTGCTCGAGAAAAATCAAAAAAGATGGACTGAAAAATGCTTCGAAGAGTTTCTTACAGATGAAGACAATTTCGATTTTCGACCCGTAACGGTTCATGGTGATCTCGATTCTTCCAACGTTATCATTGATAATGGGAAAGTCAGAGGGATCATTGATTTTGAAGAGATGGGGTTTACTGACCCTGCAGTGGACTTTTGCGTTTTTCTGGCTGAATTCGGAGAAGCTTTTGTAAACAGAATGCTGGAAGCTTACGTCAGTTGCAATGACAGAATGAAAAGAAGCATAATATTCCATTCAAGAATGATAATCTTCATAGAACTTCTCTACGGCATAGAGCAGAGGGAATCCCGTCATCTAGTAAACGCTTTGAAACGGCTTGAGCTTGCAATGAATGGAATTAAAAAGACTGGAAGCTGGTTGAAAGTTTCTACTTCAAGCACCCGAAAAATCCCGGGTTACCCTTGA
- a CDS encoding HAD family hydrolase, whose translation MKGSFELVCFDMDGTLIRNTNSVRYLCCLNGKENEVIEIENRENRKEISWIDADYLKAKLLRGLELKYVKEEFDKRIELISGIGHVMKYLKGKNVKTILVTSGPVQVASILGEKYGFDGVFGSDYEIENGCFTGKIINHLGTVGKLRCLLSFCKERGIDLQKCVAIGDSDSDIEIFEECGKSIAINYSDTLLGRADVYIRTEDLRDILKYF comes from the coding sequence ATGAAGGGCAGTTTTGAATTAGTTTGTTTTGATATGGACGGGACGTTGATCAGAAATACCAACTCGGTAAGGTATTTATGCTGTCTAAACGGCAAAGAAAACGAAGTTATAGAGATAGAAAATAGAGAAAACAGAAAAGAAATTTCATGGATAGATGCTGATTATTTGAAAGCAAAACTGCTTAGAGGACTCGAACTCAAGTATGTGAAAGAGGAATTTGATAAAAGAATAGAGCTTATTTCTGGAATAGGTCATGTAATGAAATATTTGAAAGGAAAAAATGTCAAAACAATTCTTGTGACATCAGGACCTGTCCAGGTTGCCAGTATTTTAGGCGAGAAGTATGGTTTTGATGGTGTTTTTGGGAGTGATTATGAGATTGAAAACGGATGTTTTACTGGAAAAATCATTAACCATTTAGGAACTGTTGGAAAACTGAGATGTTTATTATCATTTTGCAAAGAACGTGGGATTGACCTTCAAAAATGTGTAGCTATTGGTGATAGTGATTCGGATATCGAGATTTTTGAAGAGTGTGGTAAATCCATTGCGATAAATTATTCTGATACATTACTCGGAAGAGCTGACGTGTACATAAGAACAGAGGATTTGAGGGATATACTCAAATATTTTTAA